From the genome of Lutzomyia longipalpis isolate SR_M1_2022 chromosome 2, ASM2433408v1, one region includes:
- the LOC129788973 gene encoding ecotropic viral integration site 5 ortholog isoform X1, with amino-acid sequence MTLTTSATENNNVVNMDVNTAENLPSSELSLLAKLEAANKLYESDAKSLNSLQSSAHSRKSSDTSQISFNSGTSVVEEDIWQTWASIVTDWEGSLKRKNPCVRDLVRKGIPHHFRAIVWQLLCGAAEADKKQYAEYIKATSACEKVIRRDIARTYPEHDFFKEKDGLGQEALFNVMKAYSLHDREVGYCQGSGFIVGLLLMQMPEEEAFAVLVQIMQQHRMRDMFKPSMAELGLCMYQLENLVQEQLPEMHVHFQSQGFQTTMYASSWFLTLYTTTLTLPLSSRIMDVFLSEGMEFIFKVALALLTLGKDTLLSLDMEAMLKYFQKELPQRVESDPEGLFALAYSIKINTKKMKKMEKEYADLRKKEQEEMVELRRLRSENRLLKKRNELLEAESLELADRLVRGQVSRAEEEETSYAIQTELLALRRSHLEISHQLETAHEEIRGLSLRLQENQRDNSLESNNSHQNSIDELCLKEEALKQRDEMVTCLLEELVKVRQGLAESEDQIRNLKAKIQELEEDKKTLRETTPDNSVAHLQDELIASKLREAEASLSLKDLKQRVQELSSQWQRQLQEQKQDTSQAQDSTSKKLLFWEASRSSNEVQKLEEELMTTRIREMETLTELKELRLKVMELETQVQVSTNQLRRQDEEYKRLKDELDTAISREKELSNKTREQQHRYSDLESRMKDELMNVKIKFTEQSQTVAELKQEISRLETKNSEMLAEGELRSNLEESDRVRDLQDKVAELKAELAAHKSRETSFNLRKLKSESIQSIDSSEIDFSEIQLRKDSSAS; translated from the exons ATGACATTGACCACATCGGCAACGGAGAACAATAACGTGGTGAATATGGATGTTAATACAGCTGAAAATTTGCCATCAAGTGAACTCTCACTCCTAGCAAAGCTGGAGGCGGCAAATAAGTTGTACGAGAGCGATGCAAAGAGTCTCAATTCACTCCAGAGTTCTGCCCATAGTCGCAAGAGTTCCGACACAAGTCAAATTAGTTTCAATTCGGGCACATCGGTGGTTGAGGAGGATATCTGGCAGACATGGGCTAGCATCGTGACCGACTGGGAGGGGAGTTTAAAACGCAAAAATCCATGCGTTCGTGATCTCGTGCGCAAAGGTATTCCACATCATTTTCGGGCTATTGTATGGCAATTGCTGTGTGGTGCCGCTGAAGCGGACAAGAAGCAATATGCGGAGTACATAAAAGCCACATCGGCATGTGAGAAAGTCATCAGGCGAGATATAGCGAGAACATATCCAGAACATGATTTCTTCAAGGAGAAAGACGGCCTCGGTCAGGAGGCGCTATTCAATGTCATGAAAGCGTACTCACTGCACGATCGTGAGGTGGGTTACTGCCAAGGATCGGGGTTCATTGTGGGACTTTTACTCATGCAAATGCCCGAAGAGGAGGCCTTTGCTGTCTTAGTGCAAATCATGCAGCAGCATCGAATGCGGGACATGTTTAAGCCTTCAATGGCAGAATTgg GACTTTGCATGTATCAATTGGAGAATTTAGTACAGGAACAACTGCCGGAAATGCACGTTCACTTCCAGTCACAGGGATTCCAGACAACAATGTATGCATCAAGTTGGTTCCTCACTCTCTACACCACAACGCTCACCCTGCCCCTCAGTAGTCGTATTATGGATGTTTTCCTTAGTGAGggaatggaatttattttcaaagttgCTCTTGCTTTGCTCACATTGGGAAAGGATACCCTCCTGTCGTTGGACATGGAGGCAATGTTGAAGTATTTCCAGAAAGAACTACCCCAGAGGGTGGAAAGTGATCCTGAAGGCCTCTTCGCATTGGCCTATTCCATAAAGATAAATacgaaaaagatgaaaaagatGGAGAAGGAATATGCGGATCTGCGGAAGAAGGAACAGGAGGAAATGGTTGAGTTACGA CGTCTTCGCTCTGAAAATCGTCTTTTGAAGAAGAGAAATGAATTACTAGAGGCAGAAAGTCTGGAACTAGCCGATAGATTAGTTCGTGGTCAAGTATCGAGGGCAGAAGAAGAGGAGACAAGCTATGCAATTCAAACAGAATTGTTGGCACTACGACGATCCCACCTAGAGATCTCTCATCAACTTGAGACAGCTCATGAGGAAATACGTGGACTAAGCTTGAGGCTTCAGGAAAAT CAAAGGGATAATTCTTTAGAATCT AATAATTCACATCAAAATTCCATTGATGAGCTCTGTTTGAAGGAGGAGGCACTCAAGCAGCGCGATGAAATGGTGACGTGTCTCCTTGAGGAGCTTGTTAAAGTGAGGCAAGGTCTGGCAGAGAGTGAGGACCAAATTCGCAATTTAAAAGCTAAAATTCAAGAGTTGGAAGAA gATAAAAAGACATTGAGGGAGACAACACCAGACAATTCCGTGGCACATTTGCAGGATGAATTGATTGCAAGTAAATTGCGTGAAGCCGAAGCGAGTCTATCGCTGAAAGATCTCAAGCAGCGTGTACAGGAATTGAGTTCACAGTGGCAGAGGCAGTTGCAGGAACAGAAACAGGATACATCACAAGCACAGGATTCCACATCGAAGAAACTCCTCTTCTGGGAGGCATCGCGCTCATCGAATGAAGTGCAGAAGCTCGAGGAGGAGCTCATGACGACGCGTATACGTGAAATGGAAACCCTGACTGAGCTCAAGGAGCTCAGGTTGAAGGTTATGGAGTTGGAGACACAAGTGCAGGTGTCAACGAATCAGCTGAGGCGTCAGGATGAGGAGTACAAGAGACTCAAGGATGAACTCGATACGGCAATCTCACGGGAGAAGGAATTATCAAATAAGACTCGAGAACAGCAACATAG GTACTCAGACTTGGAATCTCGCATGAAGGACGAACTGATGAATGTCAAAATCAAGTTTACAGAACAAAGCCAGACGGTGGCTGAACTCAAACAAGAAATATCACGCTTAGAGACGaag aaCTCTGAAATGCTTGCTGAGGGTGAATTGAGATCAAATCTCGAGGAATCCGATCGTGTGAGGGATCTTCAGGACAAGGTGGCGGAACTGAAAGCTGAG TTGGCCGCACATAAAAGTCGTGAGACTTCGTTCAACTTGCGCAAACTAAAAAGTGAATCTATCCAATCGATAGATTCATctgaaattgattttagtGAAATACAATTGAGAAAAGACAGTTCAGCATCATGA
- the LOC129788973 gene encoding ecotropic viral integration site 5 ortholog isoform X3: MTLTTSATENNNVVNMDVNTAENLPSSELSLLAKLEAANKLYESDAKSLNSLQSSAHSRKSSDTSQISFNSGTSVVEEDIWQTWASIVTDWEGSLKRKNPCVRDLVRKGIPHHFRAIVWQLLCGAAEADKKQYAEYIKATSACEKVIRRDIARTYPEHDFFKEKDGLGQEALFNVMKAYSLHDREVGYCQGSGFIVGLLLMQMPEEEAFAVLVQIMQQHRMRDMFKPSMAELGLCMYQLENLVQEQLPEMHVHFQSQGFQTTMYASSWFLTLYTTTLTLPLSSRIMDVFLSEGMEFIFKVALALLTLGKDTLLSLDMEAMLKYFQKELPQRVESDPEGLFALAYSIKINTKKMKKMEKEYADLRKKEQEEMVELRRLRSENRLLKKRNELLEAESLELADRLVRGQVSRAEEEETSYAIQTELLALRRSHLEISHQLETAHEEIRGLSLRLQENQRDNSLESNNSHQNSIDELCLKEEALKQRDEMVTCLLEELVKVRQGLAESEDQIRNLKAKIQELEEDKKTLRETTPDNSVAHLQDELIASKLREAEASLSLKDLKQRVQELSSQWQRQLQEQKQDTSQAQDSTSKKLLFWEASRSSNEVQKLEEELMTTRIREMETLTELKELRLKVMELETQVQVSTNQLRRQDEEYKRLKDELDTAISREKELSNKTREQQHRYSDLESRMKDELMNVKIKFTEQSQTVAELKQEISRLETKNSEMLAEGELRSNLEESDRVRDLQDKVAELKAEFPTPITSPETEPWKWIS; the protein is encoded by the exons ATGACATTGACCACATCGGCAACGGAGAACAATAACGTGGTGAATATGGATGTTAATACAGCTGAAAATTTGCCATCAAGTGAACTCTCACTCCTAGCAAAGCTGGAGGCGGCAAATAAGTTGTACGAGAGCGATGCAAAGAGTCTCAATTCACTCCAGAGTTCTGCCCATAGTCGCAAGAGTTCCGACACAAGTCAAATTAGTTTCAATTCGGGCACATCGGTGGTTGAGGAGGATATCTGGCAGACATGGGCTAGCATCGTGACCGACTGGGAGGGGAGTTTAAAACGCAAAAATCCATGCGTTCGTGATCTCGTGCGCAAAGGTATTCCACATCATTTTCGGGCTATTGTATGGCAATTGCTGTGTGGTGCCGCTGAAGCGGACAAGAAGCAATATGCGGAGTACATAAAAGCCACATCGGCATGTGAGAAAGTCATCAGGCGAGATATAGCGAGAACATATCCAGAACATGATTTCTTCAAGGAGAAAGACGGCCTCGGTCAGGAGGCGCTATTCAATGTCATGAAAGCGTACTCACTGCACGATCGTGAGGTGGGTTACTGCCAAGGATCGGGGTTCATTGTGGGACTTTTACTCATGCAAATGCCCGAAGAGGAGGCCTTTGCTGTCTTAGTGCAAATCATGCAGCAGCATCGAATGCGGGACATGTTTAAGCCTTCAATGGCAGAATTgg GACTTTGCATGTATCAATTGGAGAATTTAGTACAGGAACAACTGCCGGAAATGCACGTTCACTTCCAGTCACAGGGATTCCAGACAACAATGTATGCATCAAGTTGGTTCCTCACTCTCTACACCACAACGCTCACCCTGCCCCTCAGTAGTCGTATTATGGATGTTTTCCTTAGTGAGggaatggaatttattttcaaagttgCTCTTGCTTTGCTCACATTGGGAAAGGATACCCTCCTGTCGTTGGACATGGAGGCAATGTTGAAGTATTTCCAGAAAGAACTACCCCAGAGGGTGGAAAGTGATCCTGAAGGCCTCTTCGCATTGGCCTATTCCATAAAGATAAATacgaaaaagatgaaaaagatGGAGAAGGAATATGCGGATCTGCGGAAGAAGGAACAGGAGGAAATGGTTGAGTTACGA CGTCTTCGCTCTGAAAATCGTCTTTTGAAGAAGAGAAATGAATTACTAGAGGCAGAAAGTCTGGAACTAGCCGATAGATTAGTTCGTGGTCAAGTATCGAGGGCAGAAGAAGAGGAGACAAGCTATGCAATTCAAACAGAATTGTTGGCACTACGACGATCCCACCTAGAGATCTCTCATCAACTTGAGACAGCTCATGAGGAAATACGTGGACTAAGCTTGAGGCTTCAGGAAAAT CAAAGGGATAATTCTTTAGAATCT AATAATTCACATCAAAATTCCATTGATGAGCTCTGTTTGAAGGAGGAGGCACTCAAGCAGCGCGATGAAATGGTGACGTGTCTCCTTGAGGAGCTTGTTAAAGTGAGGCAAGGTCTGGCAGAGAGTGAGGACCAAATTCGCAATTTAAAAGCTAAAATTCAAGAGTTGGAAGAA gATAAAAAGACATTGAGGGAGACAACACCAGACAATTCCGTGGCACATTTGCAGGATGAATTGATTGCAAGTAAATTGCGTGAAGCCGAAGCGAGTCTATCGCTGAAAGATCTCAAGCAGCGTGTACAGGAATTGAGTTCACAGTGGCAGAGGCAGTTGCAGGAACAGAAACAGGATACATCACAAGCACAGGATTCCACATCGAAGAAACTCCTCTTCTGGGAGGCATCGCGCTCATCGAATGAAGTGCAGAAGCTCGAGGAGGAGCTCATGACGACGCGTATACGTGAAATGGAAACCCTGACTGAGCTCAAGGAGCTCAGGTTGAAGGTTATGGAGTTGGAGACACAAGTGCAGGTGTCAACGAATCAGCTGAGGCGTCAGGATGAGGAGTACAAGAGACTCAAGGATGAACTCGATACGGCAATCTCACGGGAGAAGGAATTATCAAATAAGACTCGAGAACAGCAACATAG GTACTCAGACTTGGAATCTCGCATGAAGGACGAACTGATGAATGTCAAAATCAAGTTTACAGAACAAAGCCAGACGGTGGCTGAACTCAAACAAGAAATATCACGCTTAGAGACGaag aaCTCTGAAATGCTTGCTGAGGGTGAATTGAGATCAAATCTCGAGGAATCCGATCGTGTGAGGGATCTTCAGGACAAGGTGGCGGAACTGAAAGCTGAG TTTCCCACGCCAATCACAAGTCCAGAAACCGAGCCGTGGAAGTGGATTAGCTAA
- the LOC129788973 gene encoding ecotropic viral integration site 5 ortholog isoform X2: MTLTTSATENNNVVNMDVNTAENLPSSELSLLAKLEAANKLYESDAKSLNSLQSSAHSRKSSDTSQISFNSGTSVVEEDIWQTWASIVTDWEGSLKRKNPCVRDLVRKGIPHHFRAIVWQLLCGAAEADKKQYAEYIKATSACEKVIRRDIARTYPEHDFFKEKDGLGQEALFNVMKAYSLHDREVGYCQGSGFIVGLLLMQMPEEEAFAVLVQIMQQHRMRDMFKPSMAELGLCMYQLENLVQEQLPEMHVHFQSQGFQTTMYASSWFLTLYTTTLTLPLSSRIMDVFLSEGMEFIFKVALALLTLGKDTLLSLDMEAMLKYFQKELPQRVESDPEGLFALAYSIKINTKKMKKMEKEYADLRKKEQEEMVELRRLRSENRLLKKRNELLEAESLELADRLVRGQVSRAEEEETSYAIQTELLALRRSHLEISHQLETAHEEIRGLSLRLQENNNSHQNSIDELCLKEEALKQRDEMVTCLLEELVKVRQGLAESEDQIRNLKAKIQELEEDKKTLRETTPDNSVAHLQDELIASKLREAEASLSLKDLKQRVQELSSQWQRQLQEQKQDTSQAQDSTSKKLLFWEASRSSNEVQKLEEELMTTRIREMETLTELKELRLKVMELETQVQVSTNQLRRQDEEYKRLKDELDTAISREKELSNKTREQQHRYSDLESRMKDELMNVKIKFTEQSQTVAELKQEISRLETKNSEMLAEGELRSNLEESDRVRDLQDKVAELKAELAAHKSRETSFNLRKLKSESIQSIDSSEIDFSEIQLRKDSSAS; encoded by the exons ATGACATTGACCACATCGGCAACGGAGAACAATAACGTGGTGAATATGGATGTTAATACAGCTGAAAATTTGCCATCAAGTGAACTCTCACTCCTAGCAAAGCTGGAGGCGGCAAATAAGTTGTACGAGAGCGATGCAAAGAGTCTCAATTCACTCCAGAGTTCTGCCCATAGTCGCAAGAGTTCCGACACAAGTCAAATTAGTTTCAATTCGGGCACATCGGTGGTTGAGGAGGATATCTGGCAGACATGGGCTAGCATCGTGACCGACTGGGAGGGGAGTTTAAAACGCAAAAATCCATGCGTTCGTGATCTCGTGCGCAAAGGTATTCCACATCATTTTCGGGCTATTGTATGGCAATTGCTGTGTGGTGCCGCTGAAGCGGACAAGAAGCAATATGCGGAGTACATAAAAGCCACATCGGCATGTGAGAAAGTCATCAGGCGAGATATAGCGAGAACATATCCAGAACATGATTTCTTCAAGGAGAAAGACGGCCTCGGTCAGGAGGCGCTATTCAATGTCATGAAAGCGTACTCACTGCACGATCGTGAGGTGGGTTACTGCCAAGGATCGGGGTTCATTGTGGGACTTTTACTCATGCAAATGCCCGAAGAGGAGGCCTTTGCTGTCTTAGTGCAAATCATGCAGCAGCATCGAATGCGGGACATGTTTAAGCCTTCAATGGCAGAATTgg GACTTTGCATGTATCAATTGGAGAATTTAGTACAGGAACAACTGCCGGAAATGCACGTTCACTTCCAGTCACAGGGATTCCAGACAACAATGTATGCATCAAGTTGGTTCCTCACTCTCTACACCACAACGCTCACCCTGCCCCTCAGTAGTCGTATTATGGATGTTTTCCTTAGTGAGggaatggaatttattttcaaagttgCTCTTGCTTTGCTCACATTGGGAAAGGATACCCTCCTGTCGTTGGACATGGAGGCAATGTTGAAGTATTTCCAGAAAGAACTACCCCAGAGGGTGGAAAGTGATCCTGAAGGCCTCTTCGCATTGGCCTATTCCATAAAGATAAATacgaaaaagatgaaaaagatGGAGAAGGAATATGCGGATCTGCGGAAGAAGGAACAGGAGGAAATGGTTGAGTTACGA CGTCTTCGCTCTGAAAATCGTCTTTTGAAGAAGAGAAATGAATTACTAGAGGCAGAAAGTCTGGAACTAGCCGATAGATTAGTTCGTGGTCAAGTATCGAGGGCAGAAGAAGAGGAGACAAGCTATGCAATTCAAACAGAATTGTTGGCACTACGACGATCCCACCTAGAGATCTCTCATCAACTTGAGACAGCTCATGAGGAAATACGTGGACTAAGCTTGAGGCTTCAGGAAAAT AATAATTCACATCAAAATTCCATTGATGAGCTCTGTTTGAAGGAGGAGGCACTCAAGCAGCGCGATGAAATGGTGACGTGTCTCCTTGAGGAGCTTGTTAAAGTGAGGCAAGGTCTGGCAGAGAGTGAGGACCAAATTCGCAATTTAAAAGCTAAAATTCAAGAGTTGGAAGAA gATAAAAAGACATTGAGGGAGACAACACCAGACAATTCCGTGGCACATTTGCAGGATGAATTGATTGCAAGTAAATTGCGTGAAGCCGAAGCGAGTCTATCGCTGAAAGATCTCAAGCAGCGTGTACAGGAATTGAGTTCACAGTGGCAGAGGCAGTTGCAGGAACAGAAACAGGATACATCACAAGCACAGGATTCCACATCGAAGAAACTCCTCTTCTGGGAGGCATCGCGCTCATCGAATGAAGTGCAGAAGCTCGAGGAGGAGCTCATGACGACGCGTATACGTGAAATGGAAACCCTGACTGAGCTCAAGGAGCTCAGGTTGAAGGTTATGGAGTTGGAGACACAAGTGCAGGTGTCAACGAATCAGCTGAGGCGTCAGGATGAGGAGTACAAGAGACTCAAGGATGAACTCGATACGGCAATCTCACGGGAGAAGGAATTATCAAATAAGACTCGAGAACAGCAACATAG GTACTCAGACTTGGAATCTCGCATGAAGGACGAACTGATGAATGTCAAAATCAAGTTTACAGAACAAAGCCAGACGGTGGCTGAACTCAAACAAGAAATATCACGCTTAGAGACGaag aaCTCTGAAATGCTTGCTGAGGGTGAATTGAGATCAAATCTCGAGGAATCCGATCGTGTGAGGGATCTTCAGGACAAGGTGGCGGAACTGAAAGCTGAG TTGGCCGCACATAAAAGTCGTGAGACTTCGTTCAACTTGCGCAAACTAAAAAGTGAATCTATCCAATCGATAGATTCATctgaaattgattttagtGAAATACAATTGAGAAAAGACAGTTCAGCATCATGA
- the LOC129788973 gene encoding ecotropic viral integration site 5 ortholog isoform X4, translated as MTLTTSATENNNVVNMDVNTAENLPSSELSLLAKLEAANKLYESDAKSLNSLQSSAHSRKSSDTSQISFNSGTSVVEEDIWQTWASIVTDWEGSLKRKNPCVRDLVRKGIPHHFRAIVWQLLCGAAEADKKQYAEYIKATSACEKVIRRDIARTYPEHDFFKEKDGLGQEALFNVMKAYSLHDREVGYCQGSGFIVGLLLMQMPEEEAFAVLVQIMQQHRMRDMFKPSMAELGLCMYQLENLVQEQLPEMHVHFQSQGFQTTMYASSWFLTLYTTTLTLPLSSRIMDVFLSEGMEFIFKVALALLTLGKDTLLSLDMEAMLKYFQKELPQRVESDPEGLFALAYSIKINTKKMKKMEKEYADLRKKEQEEMVELRRLRSENRLLKKRNELLEAESLELADRLVRGQVSRAEEEETSYAIQTELLALRRSHLEISHQLETAHEEIRGLSLRLQENNNSHQNSIDELCLKEEALKQRDEMVTCLLEELVKVRQGLAESEDQIRNLKAKIQELEEDKKTLRETTPDNSVAHLQDELIASKLREAEASLSLKDLKQRVQELSSQWQRQLQEQKQDTSQAQDSTSKKLLFWEASRSSNEVQKLEEELMTTRIREMETLTELKELRLKVMELETQVQVSTNQLRRQDEEYKRLKDELDTAISREKELSNKTREQQHRYSDLESRMKDELMNVKIKFTEQSQTVAELKQEISRLETKNSEMLAEGELRSNLEESDRVRDLQDKVAELKAEFPTPITSPETEPWKWIS; from the exons ATGACATTGACCACATCGGCAACGGAGAACAATAACGTGGTGAATATGGATGTTAATACAGCTGAAAATTTGCCATCAAGTGAACTCTCACTCCTAGCAAAGCTGGAGGCGGCAAATAAGTTGTACGAGAGCGATGCAAAGAGTCTCAATTCACTCCAGAGTTCTGCCCATAGTCGCAAGAGTTCCGACACAAGTCAAATTAGTTTCAATTCGGGCACATCGGTGGTTGAGGAGGATATCTGGCAGACATGGGCTAGCATCGTGACCGACTGGGAGGGGAGTTTAAAACGCAAAAATCCATGCGTTCGTGATCTCGTGCGCAAAGGTATTCCACATCATTTTCGGGCTATTGTATGGCAATTGCTGTGTGGTGCCGCTGAAGCGGACAAGAAGCAATATGCGGAGTACATAAAAGCCACATCGGCATGTGAGAAAGTCATCAGGCGAGATATAGCGAGAACATATCCAGAACATGATTTCTTCAAGGAGAAAGACGGCCTCGGTCAGGAGGCGCTATTCAATGTCATGAAAGCGTACTCACTGCACGATCGTGAGGTGGGTTACTGCCAAGGATCGGGGTTCATTGTGGGACTTTTACTCATGCAAATGCCCGAAGAGGAGGCCTTTGCTGTCTTAGTGCAAATCATGCAGCAGCATCGAATGCGGGACATGTTTAAGCCTTCAATGGCAGAATTgg GACTTTGCATGTATCAATTGGAGAATTTAGTACAGGAACAACTGCCGGAAATGCACGTTCACTTCCAGTCACAGGGATTCCAGACAACAATGTATGCATCAAGTTGGTTCCTCACTCTCTACACCACAACGCTCACCCTGCCCCTCAGTAGTCGTATTATGGATGTTTTCCTTAGTGAGggaatggaatttattttcaaagttgCTCTTGCTTTGCTCACATTGGGAAAGGATACCCTCCTGTCGTTGGACATGGAGGCAATGTTGAAGTATTTCCAGAAAGAACTACCCCAGAGGGTGGAAAGTGATCCTGAAGGCCTCTTCGCATTGGCCTATTCCATAAAGATAAATacgaaaaagatgaaaaagatGGAGAAGGAATATGCGGATCTGCGGAAGAAGGAACAGGAGGAAATGGTTGAGTTACGA CGTCTTCGCTCTGAAAATCGTCTTTTGAAGAAGAGAAATGAATTACTAGAGGCAGAAAGTCTGGAACTAGCCGATAGATTAGTTCGTGGTCAAGTATCGAGGGCAGAAGAAGAGGAGACAAGCTATGCAATTCAAACAGAATTGTTGGCACTACGACGATCCCACCTAGAGATCTCTCATCAACTTGAGACAGCTCATGAGGAAATACGTGGACTAAGCTTGAGGCTTCAGGAAAAT AATAATTCACATCAAAATTCCATTGATGAGCTCTGTTTGAAGGAGGAGGCACTCAAGCAGCGCGATGAAATGGTGACGTGTCTCCTTGAGGAGCTTGTTAAAGTGAGGCAAGGTCTGGCAGAGAGTGAGGACCAAATTCGCAATTTAAAAGCTAAAATTCAAGAGTTGGAAGAA gATAAAAAGACATTGAGGGAGACAACACCAGACAATTCCGTGGCACATTTGCAGGATGAATTGATTGCAAGTAAATTGCGTGAAGCCGAAGCGAGTCTATCGCTGAAAGATCTCAAGCAGCGTGTACAGGAATTGAGTTCACAGTGGCAGAGGCAGTTGCAGGAACAGAAACAGGATACATCACAAGCACAGGATTCCACATCGAAGAAACTCCTCTTCTGGGAGGCATCGCGCTCATCGAATGAAGTGCAGAAGCTCGAGGAGGAGCTCATGACGACGCGTATACGTGAAATGGAAACCCTGACTGAGCTCAAGGAGCTCAGGTTGAAGGTTATGGAGTTGGAGACACAAGTGCAGGTGTCAACGAATCAGCTGAGGCGTCAGGATGAGGAGTACAAGAGACTCAAGGATGAACTCGATACGGCAATCTCACGGGAGAAGGAATTATCAAATAAGACTCGAGAACAGCAACATAG GTACTCAGACTTGGAATCTCGCATGAAGGACGAACTGATGAATGTCAAAATCAAGTTTACAGAACAAAGCCAGACGGTGGCTGAACTCAAACAAGAAATATCACGCTTAGAGACGaag aaCTCTGAAATGCTTGCTGAGGGTGAATTGAGATCAAATCTCGAGGAATCCGATCGTGTGAGGGATCTTCAGGACAAGGTGGCGGAACTGAAAGCTGAG TTTCCCACGCCAATCACAAGTCCAGAAACCGAGCCGTGGAAGTGGATTAGCTAA